One Ktedonobacterales bacterium genomic region harbors:
- a CDS encoding DJ-1/PfpI family protein gives MNIGILIFDDVEVLDFCGPFEVFSVAAKLAQAANKEPPLTVFTLAERADGQPIRCVGGLLVQPHYSLDNHPPIDLLVVPGGWGTRREAENLRLIDWIRSQATRAQLTTSVCTGAFLLGRARLLEGHRVTTHWGSIERLRASLPGATVLENIRYIDEGNIVTSAGISAGIDMALHLVARLHGDDLARQTARQMEYIPAAAESA, from the coding sequence ATGAATATCGGCATCTTGATCTTTGACGATGTCGAAGTGCTGGACTTCTGCGGCCCTTTCGAGGTCTTCTCAGTGGCCGCCAAACTCGCGCAAGCGGCTAACAAAGAGCCGCCGCTCACCGTCTTTACGCTGGCCGAGCGCGCCGATGGGCAGCCCATTCGCTGCGTCGGCGGGCTGCTCGTTCAGCCGCATTACAGCCTCGACAATCATCCGCCCATTGACCTGCTTGTCGTTCCGGGCGGCTGGGGTACGCGCCGCGAGGCCGAGAACCTCCGGCTCATTGACTGGATTCGCAGCCAGGCCACGCGCGCGCAGCTTACTACCTCTGTCTGCACAGGCGCTTTCCTGCTGGGTCGGGCCAGGCTGCTGGAGGGCCACCGCGTCACCACCCACTGGGGCAGCATCGAGCGCCTGCGCGCCAGCCTGCCCGGCGCGACGGTCCTTGAGAATATTCGCTACATTGACGAGGGGAACATTGTCACCTCCGCTGGCATCAGCGCGGGCATAGACATGGCGCTGCATCTCGTCGCGCGCTTGCATGGAGATGACCTTGCTCGCCAGACGGCGCGCCAGATGGAGTACATCCCCGCAGCAGCAGAGAGCGCCTAG